A region from the Medicago truncatula cultivar Jemalong A17 chromosome 6, MtrunA17r5.0-ANR, whole genome shotgun sequence genome encodes:
- the LOC11414639 gene encoding dihydropyrimidine dehydrogenase (NADP(+)), chloroplastic, protein MANLSMTQLKTRNSASRFSFNFSKKVYPRPSRVDFKVFASEGQVSEPDLSVKVNGLHMPNPFVIGSGPPGTNYTVMKRAFDEGWGGVIAKTVSLDAAKVINVTPRYARLRANANGSAKGEIIGWQNIELISDRPLETMLKEFKQLKEEYPDRILIASIMEEYNKAAWEELIDRVEQTGIDAIEINFSCPHGMPERKMGAAVGQDCALLEEVCGWINAKATVPVWAKMTPNITDISQPARVALSSGCEGVAAINTIMSVMGINLNTLRPEPCVEGYSTPGGYSAKAVHPIALGKVMSIAKMMKSEFDSENYSLSAIGGVETGGDAAEFILLGANTVQVCTGVMMHGYGLVKKLSLELKDFMKKHNFTSIEDFRGASLQYFTTHTDLVHRQQEAIKQRKAIKKGLQSDKDWTGDGFVKESESMVSN, encoded by the exons atggCGAATTTAAGCATGACCCAGTTGAAAACTCGTAATTCTGCATCTCGGTTTTCATTCAATTTCTCTAAGAAGGTTTATCCACGTCCTAGTAGAGTTGATTTTAAGGTGTTTGCTTCTGAGGGTCAAGTTTCAGAGCCTGATCTTAGTGTCAAAGTTAATGGCTTACATATGCCAAATCCGTTCGTCATTGGATCAGGTCCACCTGGGACTAATTATACTGTAATGAAAAGAGCTTTCGATGAAGGTTGGGGCGGTGTCATTGCCAAAAct GTATCACTTGATGCAGCAAAAGTTATAAATGTAACTCCTCGTTATGCCCGGCTACGGGCTAATGCAAATGGATCTGCAAAAGGAGAAATTATTGGGTGGCAGAACATTGAACTTATCAGTGATAGACCGCTTGAAACCATGTTGAAAGAATTTAAGCAATTAAAAGAGGAGTACCCTGATAGAATTCTCATCGCTTCAATCATGGAAGAGTACAATAAAGCCGCATGGGAGGAGCTTATCGATAGAGTCGAACAAACTGGAATT gATGCAATTGAAATAAACTTCTCGTGTCCTCATGGTATGCCGGAGCGCAAAATGGGCGCTGCTGTTGGGCAAGATTGTGCTCTTCTTGAAGAAGTTTGTGGATGGATAAATGCAAAGGCTACGGTTCCTGTTTGGGCTAAGATGACTCCCAATATAACTGATATTTCACAG CCAGCAAGGGTTGCTCTAAGTTCAGGATGCGAGGGAGTAGCTGCTATAAATACAATCATGAGCGTCATGGGAATCAATCTCAATACATTACGTCCTGAACCTTGCGTTGAGGG GTACTCAACTCCAGGTGGTTATTCTGCAAAAGCAGTTCATCCGATAGCACTTGGGAAGGTTATGAGTATTGCAAAAATGATGAAATCAGAGTTTGATAGTGAGAACTATTCACTTTCTGCTATTGGTGGTGTTGAGACTGGTGGTGATGCTGCTGAGTTTATTCTTCTTGGTGCAAATACTGTCCAG GTCTGCACTGGTGTTATGATGCATGGCTATGGTCTTGTGAAGAAGCTTTCTCTTGAGCTAAAAGATTTCATGAAAAAGCACAATTTCACATCAATAGAAGATTTCAGAGG GGCCTCTCTTCAGTATTTTACTACACACACTGACTTGGTGCATAGGCAGCAAGAAGCAATTAAGCAAAGGAAAGCCATAAAGAAAGGCTTGCAATCTGATAAAGACTGGACAGGAGATGGTTTTGTGAAAGAAAGTGAAAGCATGGtttctaattaa
- the LOC11411627 gene encoding homeobox protein knotted-1-like 2: MSSVVDVVYQRFLFHLLKNSYMESKMNSFVVDHEKYKQEENQEELELQHKEGGVHEHDHQEENDEILKTRISNHPLYELLVQAHLDCLKVGDISNLEIEKSDKKQTLKKQNLDMLSQSELDLFMEAYCLALSKLKEAMKEPQQNSMAFINNMHSQLRELTQATSSSSEPDATTSSSECTFRRNPSI; encoded by the exons ATGAGCAGTGTTGTAGATGTGGTATATCAAAGGTTTTTATTTCATCTACTCAAAAATAGTTATATGGAATCTAAGATGAATAGTTTTGTTGTTGATCATGAGAAGtacaaacaagaagaaaatcaaGAAGAATTGGAATTACAACATAAAGAAGGTGGTGTTCATGAACATGATCATCAAGAGGAAAATGATGAGATTCTTAAGACAAGAATCTCTAACCATCCTCTCTATGAACTTCTTGTTCAAGCTCACTTGGATTGTTTGAAG GTTGGTGACATTTCTAACTTGGAGATAGAGAAATCAGATAAAAAGCAAACACTGAAGAAACAAAACTTGGATATGTTAAGCCAATCTGAGCTTGATCTCTTCATG GAAGCATATTGTTTGGCACTTAGTAAGCTAAAAGAAGCAATGAAGGAACCACAACAGAATTCAATGGCTTTCATAAACAACATGCATTCACAACTTAGGGAACTAACTCAGGCAACTTCATCTTCTAGTGAACCAGATGCTACTACATCTTCAAGTGAGTGCACATTCAGAAGAAATCCATCAATTTAG